One Gemmatimonadota bacterium genomic window carries:
- a CDS encoding FtsX-like permease family protein, translating into MTVPLNSSAGSPLPPRSSPGTESTRYHPGDRAADEVTTVIPALSRRTVAGPGGGGVSRHRDNPTNTTLSNQIVLMPDGKMAPSRGQRSSCAQRPLGGDYLIMQSELIQAARRLYRSPGFSLTAALSLALGLGAATAAFSVIDAVRFRALPFRDGHRLVIVSETSGDRAAPCAGGCEVGYETFANVLQTHSFTTVDLVAGYTSGAKALTLGTEPIVILGGVATQSLFTMLGTEPEMGRVFTALDDRLGVELVTVISHDLWVNHLGRDPKILGRSIKLSDSRYTVIGVMPAGFRHEVNSLFWLPAVPTLDPSTKPSIRTLTVVARLMSGATVEQFRAELGAIDPAALRGARPPTAPPVRLDALPLRDRYAAATQSHDLIFAAVMACILLIAAANVANLTLVRALHQRREFAVRSALGAGAGHLTRQLMAEQLLLVAGATVAGVVFARWLLGVLAGVDVLQSLRPAGMDYQIDARVLGFAVAVVALFVVGLSAVPARLARQLDLHGFLRQSGSQLAGGRVGTLLQRSFVVAQVSGAVVLAVSAGLLAKTVIRLGQVDLGFDASHVVEALPSFPHPWRAKEKFVPVTEQIARDLAALPGVAAIGVRAVAPLGPRGTVPQLTLEGSATPLAPALVPPSGWAVDTGYFRTVGVGLVRGRGFGSEDTEASPTSIIVNEWAARRWWPSQDPLGKVIQVDTAPGLPVRLAVVGVIRDNKAAQPNLLLASEGPELYRPLTQAPSAFPTFLIRAGGGTAPLLKPIRETLARLVPDRPLNATTMTTRVDQQLAGVRANAYQVLGFAAVGLALAVLGVYGVLAFSVGQRTQEIGIRGALGAGAGRIRRMVLRDTAMLAAAGLAIGLPLAAAAARWLSDLLHGTSPTDPAVLGAVAVVTMVAALLAGYLPARRAARADPLVALRSD; encoded by the coding sequence ATGACGGTGCCGCTGAACTCATCCGCCGGGTCGCCACTCCCCCCAAGGTCGAGTCCGGGAACGGAGTCGACCCGGTACCACCCCGGCGACCGCGCCGCGGACGAGGTGACGACGGTAATCCCGGCGCTATCCCGCCGGACCGTGGCCGGGCCCGGCGGCGGCGGGGTGTCCCGGCATCGCGACAACCCGACCAACACCACATTGAGCAACCAGATCGTCCTCATGCCGGATGGTAAGATGGCCCCGAGCCGTGGTCAACGCAGCTCTTGCGCCCAAAGGCCTCTTGGCGGTGATTACTTGATCATGCAGAGCGAACTCATCCAGGCCGCCCGTCGCCTCTATCGCAGCCCGGGCTTCAGCCTGACCGCCGCGCTCTCCCTGGCCCTCGGCCTCGGAGCCGCGACCGCCGCTTTCAGTGTCATCGACGCGGTCCGGTTTCGCGCCCTTCCGTTTCGTGACGGCCACCGTTTGGTCATCGTGAGCGAAACCTCGGGTGATCGAGCCGCCCCCTGCGCCGGCGGCTGCGAGGTCGGATACGAGACCTTCGCCAATGTTCTCCAGACCCACTCGTTCACCACCGTCGATTTGGTGGCGGGCTACACGAGCGGCGCCAAGGCCCTCACCTTGGGCACCGAGCCGATCGTCATCCTCGGCGGCGTCGCGACGCAGAGCTTGTTCACGATGCTCGGGACCGAGCCGGAAATGGGCCGAGTCTTTACTGCGCTCGACGACCGGCTCGGCGTGGAACTCGTCACGGTCATCAGCCACGATCTCTGGGTGAACCATCTCGGGCGCGACCCGAAGATCTTGGGCCGGTCGATCAAGTTGTCCGATAGCCGGTACACCGTGATCGGCGTGATGCCGGCCGGATTCCGTCACGAGGTGAACAGTCTGTTCTGGCTTCCGGCGGTCCCGACCCTCGACCCGAGCACCAAGCCCTCGATTCGGACCCTGACGGTGGTGGCCAGGCTCATGTCCGGCGCCACCGTCGAGCAATTCCGGGCCGAACTCGGGGCCATCGACCCGGCCGCCCTCCGCGGAGCCCGGCCACCCACGGCTCCTCCGGTCCGGCTCGACGCGCTCCCGCTCCGGGACCGGTACGCCGCGGCTACCCAGTCCCACGACCTGATCTTCGCGGCGGTCATGGCCTGCATCCTCCTGATTGCGGCGGCGAACGTGGCCAACTTGACGTTGGTGCGGGCCCTCCACCAGCGCCGCGAGTTTGCCGTCCGGTCGGCGTTAGGCGCCGGCGCGGGTCACCTCACCCGTCAATTGATGGCGGAGCAGCTCCTGCTCGTGGCGGGGGCAACGGTGGCGGGCGTGGTGTTCGCCCGCTGGTTGCTCGGCGTCCTGGCGGGTGTCGACGTGCTCCAGTCGCTCCGGCCGGCCGGGATGGACTACCAGATTGATGCCCGGGTCCTCGGGTTCGCGGTGGCCGTGGTGGCCTTGTTCGTGGTCGGCTTGAGCGCGGTCCCGGCCCGGCTGGCCCGGCAACTCGACTTGCATGGGTTCCTCCGTCAGAGCGGATCACAGTTGGCAGGTGGGCGAGTCGGGACCTTGCTGCAGCGGTCGTTCGTCGTGGCCCAAGTGAGCGGGGCCGTGGTGCTGGCCGTCTCGGCCGGACTCTTGGCGAAGACGGTGATCCGCCTCGGGCAGGTGGATCTCGGTTTCGACGCCAGCCACGTCGTGGAGGCATTGCCGAGTTTCCCGCATCCGTGGCGGGCCAAGGAGAAGTTCGTGCCGGTCACCGAACAGATCGCCCGCGATCTTGCCGCCCTTCCTGGTGTTGCCGCGATCGGAGTCCGGGCGGTCGCGCCACTGGGGCCCCGTGGCACTGTGCCGCAACTGACACTCGAGGGATCGGCGACGCCGTTGGCGCCGGCCCTAGTGCCGCCCAGCGGTTGGGCGGTGGACACCGGGTACTTCCGCACCGTCGGCGTCGGATTGGTCCGGGGCCGGGGGTTCGGGAGCGAAGACACCGAGGCGAGCCCGACGAGCATCATCGTCAACGAGTGGGCCGCACGACGGTGGTGGCCTTCCCAGGATCCGTTAGGCAAGGTCATTCAGGTCGACACCGCGCCCGGGTTGCCGGTTCGGCTGGCCGTCGTCGGCGTGATCCGTGACAACAAGGCGGCGCAACCAAACCTCCTCCTGGCCTCGGAGGGACCGGAGCTCTACCGGCCGTTGACCCAGGCGCCCTCGGCCTTTCCGACTTTCCTGATTCGGGCCGGCGGCGGGACGGCGCCGCTCCTCAAGCCGATCCGGGAGACGCTGGCCCGCTTGGTTCCCGACCGGCCCCTCAACGCGACCACGATGACGACACGCGTCGACCAGCAATTGGCCGGTGTCCGCGCCAATGCGTACCAGGTGCTCGGCTTTGCGGCGGTAGGGTTGGCGCTCGCGGTGTTGGGCGTCTACGGCGTGTTGGCGTTTTCCGTGGGCCAGCGAACCCAGGAAATCGGCATCCGCGGCGCCCTCGGCGCCGGCGCCGGTCGAATTCGGAGGATGGTGCTCCGCGATACCGCCATGCTGGCGGCGGCGGGCCTGGCCATCGGCCTGCCGCTGGCGGCGGCCGCGGCACGGTGGTTAAGCGATCTCCTTCACGGAACCAGCCCCACCGATCCGGCGGTCCTGGGCGCGGTCGCGGTCGTTACAATGGTCGCGGCGTTGTTGGCGGGTTACCTCCCGGCCCGCCGGGCGGCCAGGGCCGATCCCTTGGTGGCCCTCCGAAGCGACTAG
- a CDS encoding NAD-dependent epimerase/dehydratase family protein yields the protein MLILGGTGFIGPNTVKYAVARGHRVTILTRGRSQTKVADVERLIGDRDNDLSALAKRKWDVVLDNNARDYRWVDRSLKALKDSTGHYLFVSSISAYKTDSMGYQFKDRVLPKPIIDEDSERFTPPATWKEGDTAPYGLTKALSENLCHAVFPGRTTVVRPGLIVGPTDPTDRFTYWPVRIDEGGEVLAPGNPNHAAQVIDQRDLTEWIVRLAENGTMGNFNATGPTGRMSIAEMLYGIRATTATPVSFTWVPESFLEEQKVAPWSDMPAWSPGEALMYVNVSRAVAAGLTFRPLADTVQDTLEWDKARPAAERAKRAAGMTRARERDVLAAWHQRRG from the coding sequence ATGTTGATTCTCGGCGGGACCGGATTCATCGGCCCGAACACCGTCAAGTACGCCGTGGCTCGCGGACACCGCGTCACGATCCTGACCCGCGGGCGGAGTCAGACGAAAGTGGCCGACGTCGAGCGCCTGATCGGCGACCGGGACAACGATCTGAGCGCCTTGGCCAAACGGAAATGGGACGTGGTGCTCGACAACAACGCCCGGGATTACCGCTGGGTGGACCGGAGCCTCAAAGCGCTCAAAGACTCGACCGGCCACTACCTCTTCGTCTCGTCGATCTCGGCGTACAAGACCGACTCGATGGGGTACCAATTCAAGGACCGGGTGTTGCCCAAGCCGATCATCGACGAGGATTCGGAGCGATTTACCCCACCGGCCACCTGGAAAGAGGGCGACACCGCCCCCTACGGCTTGACCAAGGCGTTATCCGAAAATCTCTGCCACGCCGTTTTTCCGGGACGAACCACGGTCGTTCGGCCGGGTTTGATCGTCGGCCCGACCGATCCGACCGATCGGTTCACCTATTGGCCGGTGCGGATCGACGAAGGCGGCGAGGTGCTCGCCCCCGGCAATCCCAACCACGCGGCCCAAGTCATCGACCAGCGCGACTTGACCGAGTGGATCGTCCGCCTGGCCGAGAACGGGACGATGGGCAACTTCAACGCCACCGGTCCGACCGGCCGGATGTCGATTGCCGAAATGCTGTACGGGATCCGAGCCACCACCGCGACCCCGGTGAGCTTCACCTGGGTCCCGGAGAGTTTTCTCGAGGAGCAGAAGGTGGCCCCGTGGAGCGATATGCCTGCATGGTCTCCGGGCGAGGCCTTGATGTACGTCAACGTGTCCCGAGCCGTGGCCGCCGGGCTCACGTTCCGCCCCCTGGCCGATACCGTCCAGGACACTCTGGAGTGGGACAAAGCCCGTCCGGCCGCCGAGCGTGCCAAACGAGCCGCCGGCATGACCCGGGCCCGGGAGCGAGACGTCCTCGCCGCCTGGCACCAACGCCGCGGATAG
- a CDS encoding amidohydrolase: protein MLPTALVLALALAAPAPLLAQPPSKPAPPRAEGEGPWAKLILRGANLIDGTGGPMRGPVDIVIEKNRITQVVDVGFPNVPIDPKGRPTGATKEIDVQGMFVMPGLVDLHLHIEDGTKAPEAEYAYKLWMAHGITSGRGVPFGEDAWELREKARSAKNEITAPRMWLYEVPKGVWDFSSAFQTAEEARAWVREAKQRGVDGFKLTSYRPEIFGAITDEAAKNGLGTVAHLAQTGVNQVNAADAAKLGLGTLTHFYGLFEAMYENADVQPYPEGYNYNDEQWRFGQVARQWSLVKPKGEKWWALLNTLKAHDVTLDPTMTAYLSGRDLMARRNADWHETYTLPSLWDFYTPNRVNHGAYFYNWTTWDEVAWRNFYRVWFELLNDYKNLGGRVTASSDAGFIYNTYGFSTIQEMELLQEAGFHPLEVIRAATLHAAETLTRPLGRAPDFGVIRPGMLADLVVVPENPIANLKVLYGSGFVRLNDKTGKVERVGGIKYTIKDGIVYDAKRLLDDVAKMVAKQKRERGITRLSNAAFPDRH, encoded by the coding sequence ATGTTACCCACTGCGCTCGTTCTCGCCTTGGCGCTTGCCGCGCCCGCCCCGCTCCTCGCCCAGCCACCGTCCAAACCGGCGCCTCCCCGGGCCGAAGGTGAGGGGCCATGGGCCAAACTGATCCTCCGCGGCGCCAATCTGATTGACGGAACCGGTGGCCCGATGCGGGGTCCGGTCGACATCGTGATTGAGAAAAACCGGATCACCCAGGTCGTCGACGTTGGATTTCCGAATGTGCCGATCGATCCCAAGGGCCGGCCCACGGGAGCCACCAAGGAGATCGATGTGCAGGGCATGTTTGTCATGCCGGGCCTCGTCGATCTCCACCTTCATATCGAGGATGGGACCAAGGCGCCCGAGGCCGAATATGCCTACAAGCTCTGGATGGCCCACGGGATTACCAGCGGCCGGGGCGTCCCGTTCGGAGAAGATGCCTGGGAACTCCGTGAGAAGGCCCGGAGCGCCAAAAACGAAATCACCGCTCCGCGGATGTGGCTTTACGAAGTCCCCAAAGGCGTCTGGGATTTTTCCTCGGCGTTCCAGACCGCCGAGGAAGCGCGGGCTTGGGTCCGGGAGGCCAAGCAGCGCGGAGTTGACGGGTTCAAGCTGACGTCCTACCGACCGGAGATTTTCGGCGCCATCACCGACGAGGCAGCGAAGAACGGCCTGGGTACCGTGGCCCACTTGGCCCAGACCGGCGTCAACCAGGTCAACGCCGCCGACGCCGCCAAGCTGGGGCTTGGCACCCTGACTCACTTCTACGGTTTGTTCGAAGCGATGTACGAGAACGCCGACGTCCAGCCGTATCCCGAGGGCTACAACTACAACGACGAGCAATGGCGCTTTGGGCAGGTGGCCAGACAGTGGAGCTTGGTCAAGCCCAAAGGCGAAAAATGGTGGGCCCTGCTCAACACCCTCAAAGCCCACGACGTGACCCTCGACCCCACGATGACCGCCTACCTCTCGGGCCGCGACCTGATGGCCCGACGGAATGCCGATTGGCACGAGACCTATACGCTGCCATCGCTTTGGGATTTCTATACTCCGAACCGCGTCAACCACGGCGCCTACTTCTACAATTGGACCACGTGGGACGAGGTGGCCTGGCGGAACTTCTACCGGGTGTGGTTCGAGTTGCTCAACGACTACAAGAACCTAGGCGGGCGGGTGACGGCGAGTTCGGACGCGGGATTCATCTACAACACGTACGGTTTCTCGACGATTCAGGAAATGGAGCTCTTGCAGGAGGCCGGGTTCCATCCCCTCGAAGTGATCCGGGCGGCCACGCTGCACGCCGCGGAAACCTTGACGCGCCCGCTTGGCCGGGCCCCGGATTTTGGGGTCATCCGTCCCGGAATGCTCGCGGATCTCGTCGTGGTCCCCGAGAACCCGATCGCCAACCTCAAGGTGCTTTACGGCTCTGGGTTCGTCCGGTTGAACGATAAGACCGGCAAGGTCGAACGGGTGGGCGGCATCAAGTACACCATCAAAGACGGCATCGTCTACGACGCCAAACGACTGCTCGACGACGTGGCGAAGATGGTGGCCAAACAAAAACGGGAGCGCGGCATCACCCGGCTCTCGAATGCGGCCTTTCCGGACCGACACTAA